The stretch of DNA TGAGGAGATGAAACGCGGGTCGGTAATAGGAAATATAGCCAAGGATCTTGGACTTGATGCTAAAGGACTGCTGTCTCGGAAAGCTCGTTTGGATGTTGATGGTAGAAGCAAACTTTATTGTGACATCAATCTTAACACGGGTGAACTGATTGTCGCTGAAACAATCGACAGAGAGAAGCTTTGCGGAACGAGGCTTTCATGCTCCCTAAAATATGAAATTATTTTAGAAAACCCGTTGGAATCACATAACATCGTTTTGAAAATACAAGATGTAAATGACAATGCTCCACAATTTAGCGAAGACTTTGTGAAATTTGGGATTCAAGAATCAGCAGTTAAAGGCGCTCGCTTTCCTTTAAATCAGGCACATGACGCAGACATAGGCCTAAATGCTGTCCAAAGCTACACATTACAAAGGAACGATCACTTTAGTTTGGCTGTTCATAGTATTACTGGAGGAGAAAAACAGAGTGAACTGGTTTTAGAGAAAGAATTAGATCGTGAGATAGAACAGGAGGTGACGTTACTGCTTACTGCTGTTGACGGAGGGACTCCGCAGAGATCTGGTACTGTTGTTATACACGTAACCGTGCTTGATGCTAACGACAATAAACCTGTCTTTACTCAGAATATCTATGAAGTTAATCTGCCTGAAAACTCCCCTATAGGTTCCCTTTTAATTACTGTGTCTGCTACTGACGCAGATGAGGGGGCAAATGGGGAAGTGACGTACGGATTTGGTCCAATTTCCGACGATGCAAAGAAATTATTTTCCCTCAATCCTAAAACAGGTGAAGTAATCATAATTGCAGAGATTGATGCTGAAACAGAGTCATTTTATGAATTTAGTATCCAAGCTAAAGATAATTCAGGCCTAAGTTCTTTATCTAAAATTAAGGTTGAAATAATAGATGTAAATGATAACGCCCCAGTTATTTCTCTTAAATCTCTGACCAATCCCATCCCTGAGAATGTGTTACCAGGCACAGAAGTGGGCATCATTAATGTTCAGGATAAAGACTCTGGTGTCAATAAACAGGTCCGCTGCTCCATCCAGCAGAATGTTCCTTTCAAACTAAACCCCTCCATTAAAAACTACTATTCCTTAGTAACTACTAGTGAATTAGACCGTGAGCTGATATCAGATTATAACATAACTATCACTGCTACTGACGAGGGCTCTCCACCTTTATCCTCCTCAAAGACTATTCATTTATCTGTCTCTGACGTCAATGACAACCCTCCTGTGTTTGAAGAACAATCCTACAGCGCCTAtgtgagtgaaaataacaaggcTGGTTCCTCCATATGTTCTGTTACTGCCAGAGACCCAGATTGGAGACAGAACGGCACAGTGGTCTATTCTCTAGTGCCCAGTGAGGTCAACGGTGTCCCCGTGTCTTCATATGTATCCATTAACGGAGACACAGGGGTGATCCATGCTGTGAGAGCATTTGATTATGAACAGTTTAGGAGCTTCAAGGTCCAGGTTGTAGCCAGAGACAACGGTTCTCCTCCACTCAGCAGTAACGTGACTGTGAGTGTCTTCGTAGCAGATGAGAATGACAACTCTCCCCAGATATTATACCCTGCTCCAGCAGGGAACTCCTTGATGACTGAGATGGTCCCCAAAGCTGCTCTGGCAGGGTCCCTGGTTTCCAAGGTGATAGCTGTGGATGCTGACTCTGGCCAGAATGCCTGGCTTTCCTATCAGATTGTGaaatccaccgatccaggactttTCACTATCGGTCTCCACAGTGGAGAGATCAGGGCCCAGCGGgacatttctgattctgacggTATGAAGCAGAACCTTGTGATATCTGTGAAAGATAACGGACAGCCCTCCATGTCTACAACCTGTGCTGTTTACCTACTGATATCAGATAACCTGGCTGAGGTTCCAGAGCTGAAAGACATGTCTTACGAGGGGAAGGATTCTAAACTAACTTCCTACTTGATCATCGCTCTGGTGTCCGTCTCCACCTTTTTCCTGACTTTCATCATTCTCATCCTGGCCGTGAGGTTTTGCCGCAGGAGGAAACCTAGACTGTTGTTTGATGGAGCTGTGGCCATTCCCAGCGCATATTTCCCTCCTAACTATGCAGAGGTGGATGGAACAGGAACGCTGCGGAGTTCTTACAATTATGACGCTTACCTGACAACGGGCTCACGCACCAGTGACTTCAAGTTTGTCAGATCTTACAACGACAACACGCTGCCAGCTGAAATGACACTAAAAAAGAGTCCAGATCATTTTCTTGAAGGAAGTATCACCACACTGAACACAGCAGGGGAATCTAACGAGGTAAGAACTATATTTCCCAattgagaaaaataataatttttcgTTTTTCTTTAATGCTATGTAAAACAGTTCTAAATATTCTACCGTACCTAATATTTTTGTCCGTCGCTGTCTCTCATGCCTTTACGTTAATCGCGGAAACGTGCCTATGTCAGCACCACAGCAACCGGACAGCTCCCTTTTTTTCTGTCAGCTTTTTAACGCAACATGGCGCTGTACTTGTCTTGAATAGAGGCTTTACAGAACACATCGTGTGTGCTGTTCTAAGAGTCTTTCACACATTAGTTTGTGAGTCTTACTAATGAGCTCAATGACAGGCTTGTTTCGTTGATAATACCATAGTTATTAATTCATCGAAAACAACTGAGTTGGAATTTCCATTTTTTTCCTATATTGCTTAAAATACATACTCGTGAAACATTACTTGAAATGGAAGCCCAGATCTACATTTGCATCCATAATAAACATAACGTTAGACTTCAATGTCTTAATCCCAGATACATTGCAGGCTTTGTGCAATTTTCATTTTGGTAGACTGGCCGCTGAACATTAAGTCAGTGAGTGTGGTATGGTGCACACTGTTTCCTGCAGTTTTAGTAAAGTACACAGAGTGTCGCTATCTACCAGCAAGTGATGTTTCACGTTTCTCTCCACCCACTTATGGGCGCCGACTTCGTGTACGTCGTGATTAGAACGTTGGTGTTTTGTCATTTCAACGTCGAGGTAGTGTGAACATTTTTTAAGAATAAACCTGGATAAGAGCATCACATGCAGGATTTGTCTAAATCTTTCTGGAGAATGGAATACCtgggcctctctgtctctgcaccgATGTTTTGGCTGGCtttgtttcctctcctcttgcGCAGCAGCTATGGAGATGTGACCTATTCTATTCCTGAGGAGATGAAACGCGGGTCGGTTATAGGAAATATAGCCAAAGATCTCGGACTTGATGCTAAAGGACTATTGTCTCGGAAAGGTCGTTTGGATGTTGACGGTGGAAGCAAACGGTATTGTGATATTAATCTGAACACGGGTGAATTGATCGTCGGTGAAATAATCGACAGAGAGCAGCTTTGCGACAGGAGACTTTCATGTGCCCTTAAATATGAAATTATATTGGAGAATCCGTTAGAGTCCCAAAACATTGTTTTGCAAATACAAGATGTCAATGATAATGCTCCACAATTCAGTGATGACGTTGTCAAATTTGAAATCCACGAGTTGGCAGTCAAAGGCGCTCGCTTTTCTCTAAATCAAGCACATGACGCAGACATAGGCCTGAATGCTGTGCAAAGCTACACATTACAAAGGAACGATCACTTTAGTTTGGCCGTTCATACTAATCCAAGAGGAGGAAAATACGGTGAACTTGTTTTAGAGAAAGAATTAGATCGTGAGGTAGAACAGGAGGTAACGTTAGTACTTACTGCTGTTGACGGTGGGACTCCGCAGAGATCCGGTACTGTAGTTATACAAGTCACGGTGGTTGACGCTAATGATAATAAACCAGTGTTTAGTATGACTGAATATAAAGTCAGTCTGCCGGAAAACTCTGCCGTAAATCATGTCTTTATTACCGTGTCTGCTACCGACGCAGATGAGGGGGCAAACGGGGAAGTGACATACGGATTCGGTCCAATTTCAGACGACGCAAAGAAATTATTTTCCCTGAATAGCAAAACGGGTGAAATAACTATTGTTGGACAGATAGACTTTGAAAAGGAGTCAATATATGAATTCAGTATTCAAGCAAAAGACAATGCAGGACTCACTTCATTTGCCAACGTTAAAATTGATATTACTGATGTTAATGATAATGCCCCAGTTATCTCTCTTAAATCCTTGACCAATCCCATCCCTGAGAATGTGTTGCCAAGCACAGAGGTGGGCATCATTAATGTACAGGATAAAGATTCTGGTGTTAATAAACAGGTCCGCTGCTCCATCCAGCAGAATGTTCCTTTCAAACTAAACCCCTCCATTAAAAACTACTATTCCTTAGTAACTACCAGTGAATTAGACCGTGAGCTGATATCAGATTATAACATAACTATCACTGCTACTGACGAGGGGTCTCCACCTTTATCCTCCTCAAAGACAATTCATTTATCTGTCTCTGACGTCAATGACAACCCTCCTGTGTTTGAAGAACAATCCTACAGCGCCTAtgtgagtgaaaataacaagccTGGCTCCTCCATATGTTCTGTTACTGCCAGAGACCCAGACTGGAGACAGAACGGCACAGTGGTCTATTCTCTACTGCCCAGTGAGGTCAACGGTGTCCCCGTGTCTTCATATGTATCCATTAACGGAGACACTGGGGTGATCCATGCCGTGAGAGCATTTGATTATGAACAGTTTAGGAGCTTCAAGGTCCAGGTTGTAGCCAGAGACAACGGTTCTCCTCCACTCAGCAGTAACGTGACTGTGAGTGTCTTCGTGGCAGATGAGAATGACAACTCTCCCCAGATATTATACCCTGCTCCAGCAGGGAACTCCTTGATGACTGAGATGGTCCCCAAAGCTGCTCTGGCAGGGTCCCTGGTTTCCAAGGTGATAGCTGTGGATGCTGACTCTGGCCAGAACGCCTGGCTTTCCTATCAGATTGTGaaatccaccgatccaggactttTCACTATCGGTCTCCACAGTGGAGAGATCAGGGCCCAGCGGgacatttctgattctgacggTATGAAGCAGAACCTTGTGATATCTGTGAAAGATAACGGACAGCCCTCTATGTCTACAACCTGTGCTGTTTACCTACTGATATCAGACAACCTGGCTGAGGTTCCAGAGCTGAAAGACATGTCTTACGAGGGGAAGGATTCTAAACTGACTTCCTACTTGATCATTGCCCTGGTGTCTGTCTCCACCTTTTTCCTGACTTTCATCATTCTCATCCTGGCCGTGAGGTTTTGCCGCAGGAGGAAACCTAGACTGTTGTTTGATGGAGCTGTGGCCATTCCCAGCGCGTATTTCCCCCCTAACTATGCAGAGGTGGATGGAACAGGAACGCTGCGGAGTTCTTACAATTATGACGCTTACCTGACAACAGGCTCACGCACCAGTGACTTCAAGTTTGTCAGATCTTACAACGACAACACGCTGCCAGCTGAAATGACACTAAAAAAGAGTCCAGATCATTTTCTGGAAGGAAGTATCACCACACTGAACACAGCAGGAGAATCTAACGAGGTAAGATCACTTCATGGAGATCCTGTTTGTGGTTGATAAAATTAGCAGGGATGCAGCTTTACATTCTGTCTAACCTCATAACAATTAGCTCTAATCTCACGTATACAATGAGGAGGGCATTACAACATACTGTAGGCCTTgactttttttgtaaaaaaagccAACCTATTATTCAATTATCATATGTTTTCATTGTCATACAGGTAGATATAACAAACATTACTTCATGATTGTATCTTCTGAATGCTTTTGTATACCGCTTTGCCTTTACCGAAACGTGCAGGTTTCAGCACTACAACAACCGGACAGCTACCGTGTGGTTCTTTCAGTCTGTTCAAAGTAGCCTAACTTGGCACTGTGCTCTTTTTGAAGCTCTAATGGACAGCGTGTCCGTTACTGTAAATGTCTTTCATACATTAATTGTGAATAATCTTCCTAGTTATCTTAATTAGAGGCATGTTGCATTTGTAATAATAGTTATTAATTCATCGACACAATCGAGTTGCAATTCGGAGTTGGTAAATTAATACATATGAGACATTACTCAACATGAAAGCATAGATCTATATTTGCATCGTTACTAAAGAAAACGTTACACCTTAGAGTCGTGGATCTCAGTTAAATAGAAGGCTCTGCACCATTTTAACATTGGTAAACTTAACAGTGATTATTGTGTAGGTGAGTGTAGTATGGTGCAGTGTTATGCAGTTTTAGTAAAGTACACAGAGTGTCGCTATCTACCAGCAAGTGATGTTTCACGTTTCTCAACACCCACTTTTGGGCGCAGACTTCGTGTATGTCGTGAAAAAGAATAGGGTGTTTTTGTCATTTAGACGACGAGGTGGAGTGGATATTTTTACCTGGATAAACCCGTATAAGAGCAATACATACAATAATTGTCTACATCTTTTCTGGAGAATGGAATACCtggctgtttctgtctctgcacCGATGTTTTGGCTGGCTTTGTTTCCTCTGCTCTTGCGCAGCAGCTATGGAGATGTGACCTATTCTATTCCTGAAGAGATGAAACGCGGGTCGGTAATAGGAAATATAGCCAAGGACCTGGGACTTGATGCTAAAGGACTATTGTCTCGGAAAGCTCGCTTGGATGTTGACGGTCGAAGCAAACGGTATTGTGATATTAATCTGACCTCGGGTGAATTGATTGTCGCTGAAGTTATCGACAGAGAAAAGCTTTGCGGAAGGAGGCTTTCATGTGCACTAAAATATGAAATTATCTTGGAGAACCCATTAGAGTCACATAACATCCTTTTGCAAATACAAGATGTTAATGATAACGCTCCAAAATTTGGGGAAGACGTTGTCAAATTTGAGATTCAAGAGTCAGCTGTAAAAGGTGCTCGCTTTTCTCTGAATCAAGCACATGACGCAGACATAGGCCTGAACGCTGTACAAAGCTACACATTGCAGAGGAACAATCACTTTAGTTTAGCTGTTCATACTAATCCTGCAGGTGGAAAACAGAGTGAACTGGTTTTAGAGAAAGAATTAGATCGTGAGGTAGAACAGGAGGTGACGTTACTACTTACTGCTGTTGACGGAGGGACTCCGCAGAGATCCGGTACTGTAGTTATACACGTCACCGTGCTTGatgctaacgataataaacctgTATTTAGTGAAAACGTTTACAAGGTTAGTCTGCCTGAAAACTCCCCTATAGGTTCGGTTGTCATTACTGTGTCTGCTACAGACGCAGATGAGGGGGTTAACGGGGAAGTGACGTACGGATTTGGTCACATTTCAGAAGATGCCTCCCAATTATTTTCCCTTAATCACAAAACTGGTGAAGTCATCGTAATAGGAGAGATTGATTTTGAAACAGAATCATTTCATGAATTCAGTGTCCAAGCCAAAGATAGTTCTGGGCTGAATTCTTTTGCCAACATCAAGGTTGATATTACAGATGTAAATGACAATTCACCAGCCATCTCTCTTAAATCTCTCACTAATCCCATCCCTGAGAATGTGTTACCAGGCACAGAGGTGGGCATCATTAATGTACAGGATGAAGACTCTGGTGTTAATAAACAGGTCCGCTGCTCCATAGAGCAGAATGTTCCTTTCAAACTTAACCCCTCTATTAAAAACTACTATTCCTTAGTAACTACTAGTGAATTAGACCGTGAGCTGATATCAGATTATAATATAACTATCACTGCTACTGACGAGGGCTCTCCACCTTTATCTTCCTC from Hypomesus transpacificus isolate Combined female chromosome 23, fHypTra1, whole genome shotgun sequence encodes:
- the LOC124484882 gene encoding protocadherin gamma-A11-like isoform X10, giving the protein MEYLGLSVSAPMFWLALFPLFLRSSYGDVTYSIPEEMKRGSVIGNIAKDLGLDAKGLLSRKARLDVDGRSKLYCDINLNTGELIVAETIDREKLCGTRLSCSLKYEIILENPLESHNIVLKIQDVNDNAPQFSEDFVKFGIQESAVKGARFPLNQAHDADIGLNAVQSYTLQRNDHFSLAVHSITGGEKQSELVLEKELDREIEQEVTLLLTAVDGGTPQRSGTVVIHVTVLDANDNKPVFTQNIYEVNLPENSPIGSLLITVSATDADEGANGEVTYGFGPISDDAKKLFSLNPKTGEVIIIAEIDAETESFYEFSIQAKDNSGLSSLSKIKVEIIDVNDNAPVISLKSLTNPIPENVLPGTEVGIINVQDKDSGVNKQVRCSIQQNVPFKLNPSIKNYYSLVTTSELDRELISDYNITITATDEGSPPLSSSKTIHLSVSDVNDNPPVFEEQSYSAYVSENNKAGSSICSVTARDPDWRQNGTVVYSLVPSEVNGVPVSSYVSINGDTGVIHAVRAFDYEQFRSFKVQVVARDNGSPPLSSNVTVSVFVADENDNSPQILYPAPAGNSLMTEMVPKAALAGSLVSKVIAVDADSGQNAWLSYQIVKSTDPGLFTIGLHSGEIRAQRDISDSDGMKQNLVISVKDNGQPSMSTTCAVYLLISDNLAEVPELKDMSYEGKDSKLTSYLIIALVSVSTFFLTFIILILAVRFCRRRKPRLLFDGAVAIPSAYFPPNYAEVDGTGTLRSSYNYDAYLTTGSRTSDFKFVRSYNDNTLPAEMTLKKSPDHFLEGSITTLNTAGESNEQKAPNDWRITQNQRPGPSGTYRYHTTTQQRWTPYGKARAGARPEEGGAVAGTGPWPNPPTEAEQLQALMAAANEVSEATATLGPRYNAQFPMQHVPDYRQNVYIPGSTATLTANPQQVPQQALPPAQAMPQVDAPKAAQTPGTKKKSSKKEKK